From a region of the Rhodococcus sp. 4CII genome:
- a CDS encoding non-ribosomal peptide synthetase yields MDSRAFPLSHAQKGLWFAQQLEPNVPILVAQYVELRGPVNVGALKWASEQGSFDIESPGVRIVAHAGEPYQLADETIEDELAYVDLQSCEDPVAEAHRWMDERRRRPMRVYRDRLISATLLHVGLDHYFLTTFAHHLILDGYGAMVLMNRVAELYTHAVERTEAPRSKALSLRELYEAEDAYPDSRRFEIDRAYWAERTQDLPEPSRLTDRRAAPSAVSLLAGRVMDAGVVEKLGALAREWNSFEVPIVVAAFAAYLARMTGNAEVVLSLPVSARTTAGARRSGGSVANVVPLRIVVDPHGSTRDLVRRVQLELTGALRHQRYRYEDILHDMRSASRVGRGFGPMVNIMMFHTETWWGDVLGELNVLTAGPVDDLAVAIYPGAAGRNVRVDFEGNPSVYGPGELEGHHERFLDYLGGFVGAATAAAVGSLPLLTPGELDALAPLTGPPAAAPLTLPEIFDLTVDSGSVALRCGDAEMTYRALHERSNRLARRLLAHGVGVGNRVALMLPRSIEQVVAVWAVARCGAAFVPVDTGYPAERVAHMIDESGVTLAVAAEPEVVPAGVEWVDVADAPGDGTPLADAELAHPIRLDNAAYVIYTSGSVGPPRGITMPHRGLANHAAAVGRLYAATPRSRVLMGASPSYDASIHELLVAVTAVATLVIAPPAVRGGNMLLDLLRRERITHWTTTPAVPAQMDPTGLPDLEVLAVAGDVCPPELVARWGTGRTVLNLYGPTEVTIWATATESLVPGARTTIGRPIEGVSAVVLDRFLQPVPAGVVGELYLSGPGVGRGYLERPGVSATRFVADPFTTDLQRMYRTGDLVRWSPDHELEFVDRADDQVKIRGFRVELGEVTAVLGRHPGVDTAIAVAHDRNGELTVDGYVHGAGLDPEEILAGVAERLPGYMVPSTVTVLDSVPLTPSGKVDRSALPIPAPYERELRYWTRELEGLPVGGGLPPDHDVAVTSGTLTDVVPLALERHLYRDLCDLASERGVPLFTVVHAAVAVWLSVVSGEDDLAIGAVLPDRPDSVVDPASEPLVLRSRLDPRLTFDEFVMVTDRTERAACAHGAVPFARVVDAVGQQLSPSRHPLFQVALAEEGERRLDCLDLVVSLNGGGRHPEVQFRYAAPRFDRSTVERWGRRLHRLFGMIAEDPRVALSSIDLLTREERAAVLPVPKEYEHQTKSLPAVFRRRVAANPDALAVRCGTETVSYADVDRRSAALARTLRSSGVGDEAIVAVGLSNPIDRVVAHVAVLRSGATCLPLDPDHPIERLRYLLADVVPALLVISRSDAGDIPHGGHPTLVLDDLGEAGGGDQGVTLPEWIHPDRTAYVLCPVGSAPVALTHANVLAGPRSADDGDRRVRDIWESLAAGTTVACEPAQPAGPDIGSHLYVLDRALRPVPPGTVGELYVGGQVARGFQRRPAATAERFVADPFVSERTAGAGGLRMYRTGDRGRYVDGRLERIPGDSDDSGLARWQRALRGVGSSSPVPTDRVAGAVASPSDRVHEFSIGADRHDAAVRLAREQGGTLFTVLRASLAILLARIGVHRDIVIGGEAGLAGDRANTVALRARITPAMSCLEVLEQVRRFDVAAFQHADVPFEALADLIGGERPQVWLALSPTSDEDTTRMPFDLAFTYSERWVGHEPAGVDGVVTYTPSLFDAATVRSLAALFVDVLVAVTDRPEIDVGSIGLAAGPALDGGEPCAPRTLSEILTGTARVFPDAPALTDGEVTLTYRELDARSDSLARALIDAGARPGGVIALALPRSIEFMIALWAITKTGAAFVPVDPTHPAERLERVLTEADVRIGVGAMSVGGSRIEWLPPTAGDNLDGVVPVRVPVHPDEVAYVIYTSGSTGTPKGVMVPHRGVSSLTEEAVRRYRVTSQSRVLHAYNPTFDAALLETLLAFGSGACLVVTPAEVYAGPDLHRVLVEHRVSHYLSTPAVLTTLSTDGLEHIEVVAVGGEALHPDLAAVWSDGRRMLNAYGPTESTVVATLADVDGHVTIGGPIRGTTGLVLDDRLRRVPIGAVGELYLSGAGLGRGYVGDPARTAVRFVAGPGGSRLYRTGDLVHRRADGNLQFIARVDRQVKIRGVRIEPGEVDAVIARVADVDGAITVARPHVAGADALVSYVVPRGSLDVELLRKRLEDILPSYLVPAAVVVLEVFPLTPSGKIDVKALPAPALESRAFRAPESEVQRAVVAVFADVLAVDQVGLDDEFFALGGNSLIATQAAARLSEAVDAHVPVRMIFEASTVEALAEQVSSLPGTGTRAVLAPRPRPDRIPLSPAQRRMWFLSRFDPASPAYNMPLAVRLTGALDVPALQQAVFDVLERHESLRTMFPEHDGEPVQSVVPAERVELDLSPAPVPEDAVDAHVLAVVAGGFDVSASVPIRGRLLRVSENELVLVVVVHHISADGFSMAPLARDVATAYLARARGESPAWAPLPVQYADFTLWQREVLGDEDDPASSAAKQFEYWTRTLAGIPDFLELPTDRPRPAVRTNRGAAVPVTIDAATHRRLGALTQQHNTTLFMVVHAALAVLLARVTATSDIVIGTPVAGRGERVLDDVVGMFVNTLVLRTEVDPDASLVDVLGRVRQTDLDAMAHAEAPFERLVEILNPSRSQSHSSLFQVMLAFQNQKAASLELPGLTIAPLAIDAQVTKFDLDFSLSDGYGENGDPAGISGILTYSADLFDAATAQRFVRGLLRVVEAFAAHPDVRVCDVSLLTADETVQMRDTWNATDVALRDETLVDLLDAQVARSPGAVAVVFDGGSWTYGELDARVNRLARLLVDRGIGPDSLVALAFERSSDMIAGMCAVLRAGGGYVPLDPDHPAERIDDVLHSSAADLVLTSARTRAPLPAGTPRIDVDTVDLSGFDPAPVRDTDRVRPLRPQNTAYVLFTSGSTGRPKGVVVSHAAIVNQLRWLADEYDVTADDRGMLKAPYTFDVSVWEIFLPLTVGARVVVTRPGGHAELDYLAAVIREYRITMMHLVPSVLAAFLAAGEGAALSSLRHLYVGGEEVSSELVEDALALRPGAFHNTYGPTEAAITSTAFTLGASADARVPIGAPVWNTRAYVLDARLRPVPVGVAGELYLGGAQLARGYVGRSELTAERFVADPFGPRGDRLYRTGDRAKWTPAGQLVYLGRTDLQVKMRGLRIELREVESALEAADGVSQAAAALVSDDGGGDRLVGYVVAEPGRQIDASALTASVRHRLPSYMVPSQIMVLSELPSGSAGKLDRRALPRPRFEPRAFRAPATDTEIVVATAFEELLGVGKVGADDNFFELGGNSLLAVRLVSALAASTGAAVPLQTVMTDPTPSSIAARMNSADHGGDAALGVVLPIRTAGAGRPLFCIHPVVGLAWCYTGLASRVDPDRPIYGLQSPAIAEDGAQPASIDDLAARYVAEIRRIQAHGPYDLLGWSLGGVLAHAVAVRLQDAGDDVATLVMLDSYAHQPQTAQADLPVSVGDLLAGIGVERDVPAAVAEMTPESAVDLLTGTGGPMAVFTREQLHRLIASAAHNCALLDHHRPGVFRGDVAFFTAGRDDPTGSAAAATWQPYVAGAVRNRTVDSAHWHMTSPKVTRVVGSALRGDSRSVATTE; encoded by the coding sequence GTGGATTCACGCGCCTTCCCGCTCTCGCACGCCCAAAAGGGGTTGTGGTTCGCGCAGCAGTTGGAACCGAACGTTCCCATCCTGGTGGCCCAATACGTCGAGTTACGCGGGCCGGTGAACGTCGGAGCGTTGAAGTGGGCGTCCGAGCAGGGATCGTTCGACATCGAGTCTCCCGGGGTCCGGATCGTCGCCCATGCGGGTGAGCCGTACCAGTTGGCGGACGAGACGATCGAGGACGAACTCGCCTACGTCGACCTGCAGTCCTGTGAGGACCCGGTGGCCGAGGCGCATCGGTGGATGGACGAGCGCCGTCGCAGGCCCATGCGGGTGTATCGGGATCGCCTGATCTCGGCGACGCTGCTGCACGTCGGTCTCGATCACTACTTTCTCACCACCTTTGCGCACCACCTGATCCTCGACGGTTACGGCGCCATGGTGCTGATGAACCGGGTGGCCGAGCTGTACACGCACGCAGTCGAGCGCACGGAAGCACCCCGGTCGAAGGCGTTGTCGCTGCGCGAGTTGTACGAGGCCGAGGATGCCTACCCGGATTCCCGCCGATTCGAGATCGACCGCGCGTACTGGGCCGAGCGCACACAGGATTTGCCGGAACCGTCCCGGCTGACCGACCGTCGGGCGGCGCCGTCGGCCGTCTCGCTGCTCGCCGGCAGGGTGATGGATGCCGGCGTCGTCGAAAAATTGGGTGCGCTCGCGCGCGAGTGGAATTCGTTCGAGGTTCCGATCGTGGTGGCGGCGTTCGCCGCGTATCTCGCGCGAATGACGGGCAATGCCGAGGTGGTGCTGAGCCTTCCGGTGTCCGCTCGCACCACCGCGGGTGCGCGACGTTCGGGTGGCAGTGTGGCCAACGTGGTTCCGCTTCGCATAGTGGTGGATCCCCACGGAAGCACTCGCGACCTGGTGCGCCGCGTCCAGTTGGAATTGACGGGTGCACTGCGACATCAGCGGTACCGGTACGAGGACATACTCCACGACATGCGGTCGGCGTCCCGGGTCGGTCGCGGCTTCGGGCCGATGGTCAACATCATGATGTTCCACACCGAGACGTGGTGGGGTGACGTGCTCGGCGAACTGAACGTTCTCACCGCCGGTCCCGTCGACGACCTCGCGGTGGCGATCTACCCGGGCGCGGCCGGCCGGAACGTTCGCGTGGACTTCGAAGGAAATCCGTCGGTGTACGGACCGGGCGAACTCGAGGGCCACCACGAAAGATTCCTGGACTACCTGGGCGGATTCGTGGGCGCGGCCACCGCGGCGGCGGTCGGCAGCCTGCCGTTGCTCACCCCCGGTGAACTCGACGCGCTCGCCCCTCTCACCGGCCCACCTGCGGCGGCACCGTTGACTCTTCCGGAGATATTCGACCTGACGGTGGACTCCGGCTCGGTGGCGCTCCGTTGCGGGGACGCGGAGATGACGTACCGCGCTCTTCACGAGCGATCGAACCGGCTCGCCCGCAGGCTGCTCGCACACGGTGTGGGTGTCGGCAACCGAGTTGCGTTGATGCTTCCGCGTTCGATCGAGCAGGTGGTGGCGGTGTGGGCGGTCGCGCGGTGCGGTGCGGCCTTCGTTCCCGTCGACACGGGCTACCCGGCCGAGCGCGTCGCGCACATGATCGACGAATCCGGCGTCACCCTCGCCGTTGCCGCGGAACCGGAGGTGGTGCCCGCAGGTGTCGAGTGGGTGGATGTGGCCGATGCGCCGGGAGACGGCACACCCCTCGCCGATGCGGAACTGGCACATCCGATCAGGCTGGACAACGCGGCGTACGTCATCTACACGTCCGGCTCGGTGGGGCCGCCACGCGGTATCACGATGCCCCACCGGGGGCTCGCCAATCATGCCGCCGCGGTGGGTCGTCTCTACGCAGCGACCCCGCGGTCGCGGGTGCTGATGGGTGCGTCGCCGTCCTACGACGCCTCGATTCACGAACTGCTGGTCGCCGTCACCGCGGTCGCGACGTTGGTGATCGCCCCGCCGGCGGTGCGCGGCGGAAACATGCTGCTCGACCTGCTGCGGCGTGAGCGCATCACCCACTGGACCACGACGCCGGCGGTCCCGGCGCAGATGGATCCGACGGGATTGCCCGACCTCGAGGTACTCGCCGTGGCGGGGGACGTCTGCCCGCCGGAACTGGTGGCGCGGTGGGGTACCGGCCGCACCGTCCTGAACCTGTACGGCCCGACGGAGGTCACCATCTGGGCCACCGCAACCGAATCCCTCGTCCCCGGGGCACGCACCACGATCGGCCGTCCGATCGAAGGTGTGTCGGCTGTGGTGCTGGATCGGTTCCTGCAGCCGGTGCCCGCAGGGGTGGTGGGGGAGCTGTACCTGTCCGGTCCGGGCGTGGGACGCGGCTACCTGGAGCGGCCGGGTGTGAGCGCGACCCGATTCGTGGCCGACCCGTTCACGACGGATCTGCAGCGCATGTACCGGACCGGCGATCTCGTGCGGTGGTCACCGGACCACGAACTGGAATTCGTCGACCGCGCCGACGATCAGGTGAAGATCCGTGGATTCCGGGTCGAACTGGGCGAGGTCACCGCGGTCCTCGGCCGGCATCCGGGTGTCGACACGGCGATCGCGGTGGCACACGACCGGAACGGCGAGTTGACGGTGGACGGCTACGTGCACGGCGCCGGTCTGGATCCCGAGGAGATTCTCGCGGGGGTGGCGGAGCGGCTGCCCGGGTACATGGTTCCCTCGACGGTCACCGTCCTCGATTCGGTGCCGCTCACCCCGAGCGGAAAGGTGGATCGCTCCGCGCTACCGATTCCGGCACCATACGAACGCGAGTTACGTTATTGGACACGAGAACTCGAAGGTCTCCCGGTCGGCGGGGGGTTGCCGCCCGACCATGACGTGGCGGTGACCTCGGGGACGCTCACCGATGTGGTTCCATTGGCGCTGGAACGCCACCTGTACCGGGACCTGTGCGATTTGGCGTCCGAGCGCGGGGTTCCGCTGTTCACCGTCGTCCACGCGGCCGTCGCGGTGTGGCTGTCCGTCGTGAGCGGCGAGGACGATCTCGCCATCGGAGCGGTTCTGCCCGACCGTCCCGACTCGGTGGTCGACCCGGCCTCGGAGCCGCTGGTGCTGCGCAGCAGACTCGATCCACGTCTCACGTTCGACGAATTCGTGATGGTCACCGACCGGACCGAGCGAGCTGCGTGTGCGCACGGGGCCGTTCCGTTCGCACGAGTGGTCGACGCTGTGGGGCAGCAGCTTTCGCCGTCTCGGCACCCACTGTTCCAGGTCGCGCTCGCCGAGGAGGGGGAGAGGAGGCTCGACTGCCTGGACCTGGTCGTGTCGCTGAACGGTGGCGGTCGCCACCCCGAGGTGCAGTTTCGGTACGCAGCACCTCGTTTCGACCGATCGACCGTGGAGCGGTGGGGCCGGCGGTTGCACCGCCTGTTCGGGATGATCGCCGAGGACCCGCGCGTCGCGCTGAGTTCGATCGACCTGCTGACGCGGGAAGAGCGCGCCGCGGTCCTTCCTGTACCCAAAGAGTATGAGCACCAGACCAAGTCGTTGCCGGCGGTCTTCCGGCGCCGCGTCGCCGCCAATCCCGACGCCCTCGCCGTCCGCTGCGGCACGGAGACGGTCTCCTACGCGGACGTCGACCGTCGCTCCGCTGCTCTGGCGCGGACCCTGCGATCCTCGGGAGTCGGGGATGAGGCCATCGTCGCCGTCGGACTGTCGAATCCGATAGACAGAGTCGTTGCGCACGTTGCCGTGCTGCGGTCGGGGGCAACCTGTCTGCCGCTGGACCCCGACCATCCGATCGAACGCCTGCGGTACCTGTTGGCCGACGTGGTGCCGGCGCTGCTGGTCATCAGTCGTAGCGATGCCGGGGACATCCCGCACGGCGGACACCCGACCCTCGTTCTGGACGACCTCGGCGAGGCGGGGGGCGGCGACCAGGGAGTGACGCTGCCGGAGTGGATTCACCCGGATCGGACCGCCTACGTGTTGTGCCCCGTCGGCTCCGCGCCGGTCGCGCTGACCCACGCGAATGTGCTGGCCGGCCCGCGATCGGCGGACGACGGTGACCGCAGGGTGCGAGATATCTGGGAATCTCTCGCCGCGGGCACGACGGTCGCGTGCGAACCCGCGCAACCCGCGGGCCCGGATATCGGGTCCCACCTCTACGTGCTGGACCGCGCATTGCGGCCGGTCCCGCCCGGCACGGTGGGAGAACTCTATGTGGGCGGGCAGGTCGCCCGCGGATTTCAGCGTCGGCCCGCGGCGACGGCCGAACGCTTTGTCGCCGACCCGTTCGTCTCGGAGCGGACGGCGGGCGCCGGGGGACTGCGGATGTACCGAACCGGCGACCGAGGGCGGTATGTCGACGGGCGGCTGGAGCGGATTCCGGGGGACTCCGACGACAGCGGCCTCGCACGGTGGCAGCGGGCGCTGCGAGGCGTCGGTTCGTCGTCGCCGGTGCCCACCGACCGGGTGGCCGGGGCGGTGGCGTCCCCGTCGGACCGCGTGCACGAGTTCTCGATCGGCGCCGATCGCCACGACGCCGCGGTACGGCTGGCTCGGGAGCAGGGCGGGACGCTGTTCACGGTGTTGCGGGCGAGCCTCGCAATCCTGCTCGCCCGCATCGGTGTTCACCGTGACATCGTCATCGGCGGCGAGGCGGGGTTGGCGGGGGACCGGGCGAACACAGTGGCGTTACGCGCGCGGATCACGCCCGCGATGTCGTGCCTCGAGGTTCTCGAGCAGGTGCGCCGCTTCGACGTCGCGGCGTTCCAGCACGCGGATGTGCCGTTCGAGGCCCTCGCCGACCTCATCGGAGGAGAGCGCCCGCAGGTGTGGCTCGCTCTCTCACCCACCTCGGACGAGGACACGACGCGGATGCCGTTCGATCTGGCATTCACCTATTCCGAGCGCTGGGTGGGTCACGAACCGGCGGGTGTGGACGGTGTGGTCACCTATACGCCGTCGCTGTTCGACGCCGCGACGGTGCGTTCGCTGGCCGCTTTGTTCGTGGATGTGCTGGTTGCCGTCACGGACCGTCCCGAGATCGACGTCGGCAGCATCGGTCTCGCTGCCGGCCCGGCCCTCGACGGCGGCGAGCCGTGCGCACCGAGAACGCTGTCGGAGATTCTGACCGGCACCGCCCGCGTGTTTCCCGACGCTCCGGCGCTCACCGACGGCGAGGTGACCCTGACGTACCGTGAGCTCGATGCGCGGTCCGACTCGCTGGCGCGTGCCCTGATCGACGCCGGGGCGCGGCCTGGTGGAGTGATCGCGCTCGCCCTGCCGCGGTCGATCGAATTCATGATTGCGCTGTGGGCCATCACCAAAACCGGCGCGGCCTTCGTTCCGGTCGATCCGACGCATCCGGCGGAACGCCTGGAGAGGGTGCTCACCGAGGCCGATGTGCGCATCGGAGTGGGTGCGATGTCGGTGGGTGGATCCCGAATCGAGTGGTTGCCGCCGACGGCCGGCGACAATCTGGACGGTGTTGTCCCGGTGCGTGTTCCGGTGCACCCGGACGAGGTGGCGTACGTCATCTACACCTCCGGTTCCACCGGTACCCCCAAGGGGGTGATGGTGCCGCACCGAGGTGTGTCCTCGCTGACCGAGGAGGCGGTCCGACGCTACCGGGTCACGTCGCAGTCGCGGGTGCTCCACGCCTACAACCCCACGTTCGACGCCGCGCTTCTCGAGACGCTCCTCGCCTTCGGTTCGGGTGCGTGCCTGGTCGTTACTCCCGCCGAGGTGTACGCCGGACCGGACCTCCACCGGGTGCTGGTGGAACACCGGGTGAGTCACTACCTTTCGACGCCGGCGGTCCTGACCACATTGAGTACCGACGGCCTCGAGCACATCGAGGTCGTGGCGGTGGGCGGCGAGGCTCTGCACCCCGACCTCGCCGCGGTGTGGAGCGACGGCAGGCGAATGCTCAACGCCTACGGTCCGACGGAGTCGACGGTCGTCGCGACCCTTGCCGACGTCGACGGTCACGTGACCATCGGAGGTCCGATCCGCGGCACCACCGGCCTGGTGCTCGACGACCGGTTGCGCCGGGTGCCCATCGGTGCGGTCGGCGAACTCTACCTGTCCGGTGCCGGTCTCGGCCGCGGATATGTCGGGGACCCGGCACGGACCGCGGTGCGTTTCGTCGCGGGCCCGGGTGGTTCCCGGTTGTACCGGACCGGCGACCTGGTCCATCGCCGCGCCGACGGCAATCTGCAGTTCATCGCCCGCGTGGATCGGCAGGTGAAGATTCGTGGCGTCCGCATCGAACCGGGGGAGGTCGATGCGGTGATCGCCCGGGTCGCCGACGTCGACGGTGCGATCACGGTGGCCCGCCCGCACGTGGCAGGCGCGGACGCGCTGGTCTCGTACGTGGTGCCCCGCGGCAGCCTCGATGTGGAGTTGTTGCGCAAGAGACTCGAGGACATTCTGCCGTCGTACCTGGTGCCCGCCGCCGTCGTGGTGCTCGAGGTTTTTCCCCTCACTCCGTCGGGCAAGATCGACGTGAAGGCGTTGCCGGCGCCTGCGCTCGAGTCGCGCGCCTTCCGGGCACCCGAATCGGAGGTACAGCGGGCCGTCGTCGCGGTCTTCGCCGACGTGCTCGCGGTGGACCAGGTCGGACTCGACGACGAGTTCTTCGCGCTGGGCGGAAATTCCCTGATCGCCACGCAGGCGGCCGCCCGGTTGAGCGAGGCGGTGGACGCGCACGTCCCGGTGCGCATGATCTTCGAGGCGTCGACGGTGGAAGCACTGGCCGAGCAGGTGTCCTCGCTGCCCGGAACGGGCACCCGTGCCGTCCTCGCGCCGCGTCCCCGGCCGGATCGAATTCCCCTGTCGCCCGCACAGAGGCGCATGTGGTTCCTCAGTCGCTTCGACCCGGCATCGCCGGCCTACAACATGCCGCTGGCCGTTCGATTGACCGGTGCACTCGACGTTCCCGCGTTGCAGCAGGCCGTGTTCGACGTGCTGGAACGGCACGAGTCGCTCCGGACGATGTTCCCGGAGCACGACGGCGAACCGGTGCAGTCGGTGGTGCCCGCAGAACGAGTGGAACTGGACCTGTCGCCGGCACCCGTTCCTGAGGATGCCGTGGACGCCCACGTCCTCGCGGTCGTCGCAGGCGGATTCGACGTCTCGGCGTCGGTCCCCATCCGCGGGCGGCTTCTGCGCGTGAGCGAGAACGAACTGGTACTGGTCGTGGTGGTTCACCACATCAGTGCGGACGGCTTCTCCATGGCGCCGCTCGCCCGGGATGTGGCCACCGCGTACCTGGCGCGGGCGCGAGGCGAGAGCCCGGCGTGGGCCCCGCTTCCGGTGCAGTACGCCGATTTCACGCTGTGGCAGCGCGAGGTGCTGGGCGACGAGGACGATCCGGCGTCGTCGGCGGCGAAGCAGTTCGAGTACTGGACGCGGACACTCGCGGGTATTCCCGACTTCCTCGAGCTACCGACGGATCGCCCCCGGCCCGCGGTGCGCACCAACCGGGGTGCCGCGGTGCCCGTGACGATCGATGCGGCAACTCATCGCCGACTCGGTGCCCTGACGCAACAGCACAACACGACGCTGTTCATGGTGGTGCACGCCGCTCTCGCGGTGCTGCTCGCCCGGGTGACGGCGACGTCGGACATCGTGATCGGCACGCCGGTGGCCGGCCGCGGTGAGCGGGTGCTCGACGATGTGGTCGGCATGTTCGTCAACACGCTCGTGTTGCGCACCGAGGTGGATCCCGACGCTTCGCTCGTCGACGTGCTGGGGCGGGTGCGGCAGACCGATCTCGATGCCATGGCGCACGCGGAGGCGCCGTTCGAGCGTCTGGTCGAGATTCTGAATCCTTCTCGTTCGCAATCCCATTCGTCGCTGTTCCAAGTGATGCTCGCGTTCCAGAACCAGAAGGCGGCGTCGCTGGAACTGCCGGGACTGACCATCGCGCCGCTCGCGATCGACGCGCAGGTCACCAAGTTCGACCTCGACTTCTCGCTGTCGGACGGCTACGGCGAGAACGGTGACCCTGCCGGCATCTCCGGAATTCTCACGTACTCCGCCGATCTGTTCGACGCCGCGACGGCGCAGCGGTTCGTGCGGGGTCTGCTGCGCGTCGTCGAGGCGTTCGCGGCGCACCCGGACGTCCGGGTCTGCGACGTGTCGCTTCTGACTGCCGACGAGACGGTCCAGATGCGGGACACCTGGAATGCGACGGATGTCGCGCTGCGCGACGAGACTCTGGTGGATCTCCTCGATGCACAGGTGGCCCGCAGTCCCGGTGCGGTCGCGGTCGTCTTCGACGGCGGTTCGTGGACCTACGGCGAACTCGACGCGCGAGTCAACAGGCTGGCGCGACTGCTCGTCGATCGCGGCATCGGCCCGGATTCGCTTGTCGCGCTCGCCTTCGAGCGGTCATCGGACATGATCGCCGGAATGTGCGCGGTGCTCCGCGCGGGCGGCGGCTACGTGCCGCTCGACCCCGACCACCCGGCAGAGCGGATCGACGACGTGCTGCACTCCTCGGCAGCGGATCTCGTGCTCACCTCCGCGCGCACCCGGGCGCCGTTGCCGGCCGGCACACCACGCATCGACGTCGACACGGTCGACCTGTCCGGGTTCGATCCGGCCCCGGTGCGCGACACCGACCGGGTGCGGCCGCTGCGGCCGCAGAACACGGCCTACGTCCTCTTCACGTCGGGATCGACGGGTCGGCCCAAGGGCGTCGTCGTCAGCCACGCCGCGATCGTGAATCAATTGCGGTGGCTTGCCGACGAATACGACGTCACCGCGGACGACCGCGGAATGCTCAAGGCCCCGTACACGTTCGACGTGTCGGTGTGGGAGATCTTCCTACCCCTGACCGTGGGCGCGCGGGTGGTCGTGACCCGGCCCGGGGGGCACGCCGAACTCGACTATCTGGCGGCCGTGATCCGGGAGTATCGGATCACGATGATGCACCTGGTGCCGTCGGTGCTGGCCGCGTTCCTCGCGGCGGGCGAGGGTGCGGCGTTGTCGTCGCTACGACATCTGTATGTGGGCGGCGAGGAGGTGTCGTCCGAGCTGGTGGAGGACGCCCTCGCGCTCCGGCCGGGCGCGTTCCACAATACGTATGGCCCCACCGAGGCGGCGATCACGAGCACCGCGTTCACGCTGGGTGCGTCCGCCGACGCGCGCGTGCCGATCGGTGCGCCGGTGTGGAACACCCGAGCGTACGTGCTGGACGCGCGGCTTCGACCGGTCCCGGTGGGTGTCGCCGGCGAGCTGTATCTCGGCGGCGCCCAGCTGGCGCGCGGGTACGTGGGGCGCAGCGAACTCACCGCGGAACGATTCGTGGCCGACCCCTTCGGCCCGCGCGGCGACCGGCTCTACCGCACAGGTGACCGCGCGAAGTGGACCCCCGCCGGGCAGCTGGTTTATCTGGGGCGGACGGATCTCCAGGTCAAGATGCGCGGGCTGCGAATCGAACTGCGAGAGGTCGAATCGGCGCTGGAGGCGGCGGACGGGGTGTCGCAGGCCGCCGCGGCGCTCGTCTCGGACGACGGCGGGGGTGACCGTCTCGTCGGCTACGTCGTGGCCGAACCGGGCAGGCAGATCGACGCTTCCGCGCTGACGGCGTCGGTGCGACACCGGCTTCCCTCGTACATGGTGCCGTCGCAGATCATGGTCCTGAGCGAGCTGCCGTCGGGGTCGGCCGGCAAACTCGATCGACGCGCGCTCCCGCGGCCGCGGTTCGAACCCCGGGCGTTCCGCGCCCCGGCGACCGACACCGAGATCGTGGTGGCCACCGCGTTCGAGGAGCTACTGGGCGTCGGGAAGGTGGGCGCGGACGACAACTTCTTCGAGTTGGGTGGCAATTCCCTCCTGGCGGTGCGGCTGGTGAGTGCGCTCGCGGCGTCGACCGGTGCCGCGGTCCCGCTGCAGACGGTGATGACGGATCCGACGCCGAGTTCGATAGCAGCCCGGATGAATTCGGCCGATCACGGTGGTGACGCGGCGCTCGGTGTGGTCCTTCCCATCAGGACGGCGGGGGCGGGGCGTCCGCTGTTCTGTATTCACCCGGTGGTCGGTCTGGCCTGGTGCTACACCGGTCTGGCCTCCCGGGTCGATCCCGATCGGCCGATCTACGGACTCCAGTCCCCGGCGATCGCCGAGGACGGCGCGCAGCCCGCCTCGATCGACGACCTGGCGGCGCGGTATGTGGCGGAGATCCGTCGCATCCAGGCGCACGGCCCGTACGACCTTCTGGGATGGTCGCTCGGCGGTGTTCTCGCCCATGCCGTCGCGGTGCGACTCCAGGACGCGGGCGACGACGTGGCGACCCTCGTGATGCTCGACAGCTACGCCCACCAACCGCAGACGGCGCAGGCGGACCTTCCGGTGAGTGTGGGCGATCTGCTCGCGGGAATCGGTGTCGAGAGGGACGTGCCCGCGGCCGTCGCGGAGATGACTCCCGAATCGGCGGTGGATCTGCTGACCGGCACCGGGGGACCGATGGCCGTGTTCACCCGTGAGCAACTCCACCGGCTGATCGCGAGCGCCGCGCACAACTGCGCGCTGCTGGATCATCACCGCCCGGGTGTCTTTCGCGGCGACGTCGCCTTCTTCACCGCGGGCCGCGACGATCCGACCGGGTCGGCGGCGGCAGCGACGTGGCAGCCCTATGTGGCGGGCGCCGTCCGAAACCGCACCGTCGACAGCGCACACTGGCACATGACGTCGCCGAAGGTCACGAGGGTGGTCGGATCGGCGCTGAGGGGCGACAGCCGCTCAGTAGCGACTACGGAGTAG